From the genome of Hymenobacter sp. PAMC 26628, one region includes:
- a CDS encoding peptidoglycan D,D-transpeptidase FtsI family protein — protein MARKNWMKTVCGWLWLVGLGLGACSSPSGPAADAPAETYARRREVTAPPTRRGRILDRHDSVLVDTRLSYLLAVPQRPGLDSATTMALNHLLGWPDSTLVRRLAEALPYAGARPRGPVQLVLTPAEADSVRRHQAEWPGLALAEAVRRTYTVRTAAPVLGYQAANAQPFINQAIRYRRGRFYRLRNGGVETYYNGLLTGHRGYLHPLVDAAGQRHGSWAPDTAFQEGQDLHLALDAKLQAYAERLLGGRKGYLVALDPRTGEILCSVSAPTYAPAALTSPDQAGVRRQLLEDEDLPLLNRPAVLANPPGSVFKLVNAAIALQLGAIGPGTGFPCDQSLISCVHHHPAARSLTMGLQYSCNPYFYQTMRALIDHVPDSLVADTVAARHANLAHWQRYAQSFGLDTLLGVDLPREQAGFLPTPAYYDKARRTRNWRFRSIYSLSVGQGEINLTGLQMANVVAIIANRGWYYPPHFVRSVGTGGPLPRFLVKHHTLVDSVNLEALVPGMLAVVQRGGTASASSLADVGIAVAGKTGTVQNDEGDDHATFVAFAPAQYPRIAVAVYLENAGFGATEAAPCAALVIEKYLRGSIAPRRKRWERRMQYRGRAYELAHRLGRKPPPAPVPPAPVVVPVAAPEGR, from the coding sequence ATGGCCAGGAAAAATTGGATGAAAACGGTGTGCGGCTGGCTGTGGCTCGTGGGGCTCGGGCTCGGCGCGTGCTCGTCGCCCTCCGGCCCGGCCGCCGATGCGCCGGCCGAAACCTACGCGCGCCGCCGCGAGGTAACCGCCCCGCCCACCCGGCGCGGCCGCATCCTCGACCGCCACGACTCGGTGCTGGTGGACACCCGGCTCAGCTACCTGCTGGCCGTGCCGCAGCGCCCGGGCCTCGATTCGGCCACCACCATGGCCCTGAACCACCTACTGGGCTGGCCCGACAGCACCCTGGTGCGCCGCCTGGCTGAGGCCCTGCCCTACGCCGGGGCCCGCCCCCGGGGCCCCGTTCAGCTCGTCCTCACCCCGGCCGAGGCCGACAGCGTGCGCCGCCACCAGGCCGAGTGGCCCGGGCTGGCCCTGGCCGAAGCCGTGCGGCGCACCTACACCGTGCGCACGGCCGCCCCGGTGCTGGGCTACCAGGCCGCCAATGCCCAGCCTTTTATCAACCAAGCAATTCGCTACCGGCGCGGCCGGTTTTACCGCCTGCGCAACGGCGGCGTCGAAACCTATTATAACGGCCTGCTGACCGGCCACCGCGGCTACCTGCACCCGCTGGTGGACGCGGCGGGCCAGCGCCACGGCAGCTGGGCCCCCGACACGGCCTTCCAGGAAGGGCAGGACCTGCACCTGGCCCTCGACGCCAAGCTGCAAGCTTACGCCGAGCGCCTGCTGGGCGGCCGCAAGGGCTACCTCGTGGCCCTCGACCCGCGCACCGGCGAAATCCTCTGCTCGGTGTCGGCCCCCACCTACGCGCCCGCCGCCCTCACCAGCCCCGACCAGGCCGGCGTGCGCCGCCAGCTGCTGGAGGACGAGGACCTGCCCCTGCTGAACCGGCCCGCCGTGCTGGCCAACCCGCCCGGCTCGGTGTTCAAGCTCGTGAACGCGGCCATTGCCTTGCAGCTGGGGGCCATCGGGCCCGGCACCGGCTTTCCGTGCGACCAGTCGCTCATCAGCTGCGTGCACCACCACCCGGCGGCCCGCAGCCTCACTATGGGCTTGCAATACAGCTGCAACCCGTACTTCTACCAAACCATGCGGGCCCTGATTGACCACGTGCCCGACAGCCTGGTGGCCGATACCGTGGCGGCCCGCCACGCCAATCTGGCCCACTGGCAGCGCTACGCCCAGTCGTTCGGGCTCGACACGCTGCTCGGCGTGGATTTGCCCCGCGAGCAGGCGGGTTTCCTGCCCACGCCGGCTTACTACGACAAGGCCCGGCGTACGCGCAACTGGCGGTTTCGGTCCATCTACTCGCTCAGCGTCGGGCAGGGCGAAATCAACCTGACGGGCCTGCAAATGGCCAACGTGGTGGCCATCATCGCCAACCGGGGCTGGTACTACCCGCCGCATTTTGTGCGCAGCGTGGGCACCGGGGGCCCCCTGCCGCGCTTTCTGGTGAAGCACCACACCCTCGTCGACAGCGTGAACCTGGAGGCCCTGGTGCCCGGCATGCTGGCCGTGGTGCAGCGCGGCGGCACGGCCTCGGCTTCCAGCCTGGCCGACGTGGGCATTGCCGTGGCCGGCAAAACGGGCACCGTGCAGAACGACGAGGGCGACGACCACGCCACGTTCGTCGCCTTCGCCCCCGCCCAATACCCCAGAATTGCGGTGGCCGTGTACCTCGAAAACGCCGGCTTTGGCGCCACCGAAGCGGCGCCCTGCGCCGCCCTGGTCATCGAAAAATACCTGCGCGGCAGCATCGCTCCCCGCCGCAAGCGCTGGGAGCGGCGCATGCAGTACCGCGGCCGGGCCTACGAGCTGGCGCACCGCCTGGGCCGCAAGCCGCCGCCCGCGCCGGTGCCGCCTGCTCCCGTGGTAGTGCCCGTGGCCGCGCCCGAAGGCCGGTAG
- a CDS encoding class I SAM-dependent methyltransferase — MYDFLTTSPWPDYELIDSGNFQKLERFGPHVLARPEPQAIWDPHLPLSEWERADAAFARAPGSTEKGQWRLKPAMPEQWLIDYHRPDGLKLKFRLGLSSFKHVGLFPEQDPNWQFIYNQTKARRAAQPRVLNLFAYTGAATLAARAAGADVTHLDSVKQVNFWARDNMEASRLDGVRWLVEDAMKYVRREVKRGSQYQGLILDPPAYGRGPNGEKWQLEDELNELLKLSQQLLDPEDHFFVVNLYSLGFSALILDNLTTAIFPGPKAVRELGEIYLHDAGQRKLPLGTFCRFAT; from the coding sequence ATGTACGACTTCCTCACCACCTCGCCCTGGCCCGACTACGAGCTGATTGATTCCGGTAATTTCCAGAAGCTGGAGCGCTTCGGGCCCCACGTGCTGGCCCGGCCCGAGCCCCAGGCCATCTGGGACCCGCACCTGCCGCTGAGCGAATGGGAACGGGCCGACGCCGCCTTTGCCCGGGCCCCCGGCAGCACCGAAAAGGGCCAGTGGCGCCTCAAACCCGCCATGCCCGAGCAGTGGCTGATTGACTACCACCGGCCCGATGGCCTGAAGCTGAAGTTTCGGCTGGGCCTCTCGTCGTTCAAGCACGTGGGGCTATTTCCGGAGCAGGACCCGAACTGGCAATTCATTTATAACCAGACCAAAGCGCGCCGCGCCGCCCAGCCGCGGGTGCTGAACCTGTTTGCCTACACCGGGGCCGCTACCCTGGCCGCCCGCGCCGCCGGGGCCGACGTGACGCACCTGGATTCGGTGAAGCAGGTCAACTTCTGGGCCCGCGACAACATGGAGGCCAGCCGCCTCGACGGCGTGCGCTGGCTGGTGGAAGACGCCATGAAGTACGTGCGCCGCGAGGTGAAGCGCGGCAGCCAGTACCAGGGCCTCATCCTCGACCCGCCCGCTTACGGCCGGGGCCCCAACGGCGAGAAGTGGCAGCTCGAAGACGAGCTGAACGAGCTGCTCAAGCTGAGCCAGCAGCTGCTCGACCCGGAAGACCACTTCTTCGTGGTGAACCTGTACTCGCTGGGCTTTTCGGCGCTGATATTGGACAACCTGACCACGGCCATCTTCCCGGGGCCCAAGGCGGTGCGCGAGCTGGGCGAAATTTACCTGCACGACGCCGGCCAGCGCAAGCTGCCGCTGGGCACGTTCTGCCGGTTTGCCACCTGA
- a CDS encoding GNAT family N-acetyltransferase produces the protein MDVRTRLATLGDVPALSRLVGLAVSQLSAGYYTGPQIESALRYLFGIDTQLVVDGTYYVAEIDGQLAGCGGWSRRQTLYGGDQSKAAADPLLDPARDVGRIRAFFVHPGRARRGVGRAIIGVCEGAADAAGFRSLALAATLPGEPLYRALGYAAGARSFIHFPDGEQRSIVEMHKLLS, from the coding sequence ATGGACGTTCGCACTCGACTGGCTACCCTGGGCGACGTGCCGGCCCTTAGCCGGCTCGTGGGGCTGGCGGTGAGCCAATTGAGCGCGGGCTACTACACGGGGCCCCAAATCGAGAGTGCGCTGCGCTACCTGTTCGGCATCGACACGCAGCTGGTGGTGGACGGCACCTATTACGTGGCCGAAATTGACGGCCAGCTGGCCGGCTGCGGCGGCTGGAGCCGCCGCCAAACCCTGTACGGCGGCGACCAAAGCAAAGCCGCCGCCGACCCGCTGCTGGACCCGGCCCGCGACGTCGGGCGCATCCGGGCGTTCTTTGTGCACCCCGGCCGGGCGCGCCGGGGCGTGGGGCGGGCTATTATTGGGGTGTGCGAGGGGGCGGCGGACGCGGCCGGCTTCCGAAGTTTGGCGCTGGCCGCAACCTTACCCGGCGAACCGCTGTACCGGGCCCTGGGCTACGCTGCCGGGGCGCGCTCCTTCATCCATTTTCCCGACGGAGAGCAACGCTCCATCGTTGAGATGCACAAGCTGCTCTCCTGA
- a CDS encoding Ppx/GppA phosphatase family protein, with the protein MHASPRRLALIDMGTNTFHLLIVELPAVPGQPPRELLRTKAGVRLGEGGISRGEIAPEPYARALHTLAGFKEEMELHGVTQVRATATSAMRVARNGPALVREIVGQFGIEVEVIAGRREAELIWKGVRQAVPLGPERQLIVDIGGGSVEFIVANDHEIFWKQSFELGAQRLLDQFFPDPSGVFPAVAVAAEQAYFDTVLGPLVAAITELKPVGLVGASGSFDSLADMQLGRLRTEKELPPRTELALSSFQHSYAQLLSRDHAQRLALPGILPMRADMLVVAAVLIDWVLGISGITQIQTSAFALKEGLLAEMLEG; encoded by the coding sequence ATGCACGCCTCCCCCCGCCGCCTCGCCCTCATCGACATGGGCACCAACACGTTTCACCTGCTGATTGTGGAGCTGCCCGCCGTGCCCGGCCAGCCGCCGCGCGAGCTGCTGCGCACCAAAGCGGGCGTGCGCCTGGGCGAGGGCGGCATCAGCCGGGGCGAAATTGCGCCCGAGCCCTACGCCCGGGCCCTGCACACGCTGGCCGGCTTCAAGGAAGAAATGGAATTGCACGGCGTGACGCAGGTGCGCGCCACGGCCACCAGCGCCATGCGCGTGGCCCGCAACGGCCCGGCGCTGGTGCGCGAAATTGTTGGCCAGTTCGGCATTGAGGTGGAGGTGATTGCCGGCCGCCGCGAGGCCGAGCTGATCTGGAAGGGCGTGCGCCAGGCCGTGCCGCTGGGGCCCGAGCGCCAGCTCATCGTGGACATCGGCGGCGGCTCGGTGGAGTTCATCGTCGCCAACGACCACGAGATTTTCTGGAAGCAGAGCTTCGAGCTGGGCGCCCAGCGCCTGCTCGACCAGTTTTTCCCCGACCCCAGCGGCGTGTTTCCCGCCGTGGCGGTGGCCGCCGAGCAAGCATATTTCGACACCGTGCTGGGGCCCCTGGTGGCCGCCATTACGGAGCTGAAACCCGTGGGCCTGGTGGGCGCCTCGGGCAGCTTCGACAGCCTAGCCGACATGCAGCTCGGCCGCCTGCGCACGGAGAAGGAGCTACCGCCCCGCACTGAGCTGGCCCTCAGCAGCTTCCAGCACAGCTACGCCCAACTGCTAAGCCGCGACCACGCCCAGCGCCTGGCCCTGCCCGGCATCCTGCCCATGCGGGCCGATATGCTGGTGGTTGCCGCTGTGCTGATTGATTGGGTGCTGGGCATCAGCGGCATCACGCAAATCCAAACCTCGGCCTTTGCCTTGAAGGAAGGCCTGTTGGCCGAGATGCTGGAGGGGTGA